The following proteins are co-located in the uncultured Draconibacterium sp. genome:
- a CDS encoding prolyl oligopeptidase family serine peptidase — protein sequence MHKNIITIVGLICVTFMAVSQPVAKKKLSTDDFAAWNIIPNQSISNNGKIVVYEQNPLKGDGTLIITDADDSKTIARGYDAKIGSENDVVVFKIKQPVDTLRKAKQDKVDEKKMPKDSLGIYLLKHNELETFPKLKSFKLAEENASWLAFLQEASTAENDTVSDKKKEKQPGDELVLFNIQNQDTLLVHNITEYFWAKKGSALVCVQQNKDSVNTYSTLKWFDVSSAKVLDIYTTEGWIKKATLDELGEQCVFLLSKDTVDEKVYSVFYTTKDESSREIITTTTKGMPVGWSPSEFGKISFSENGSKFYIGTAVAPVEEPKDTLLDEDKPKVDVWNWKDLKLQPQQLLEAKKEKERSYLAVYHIAKNSFMQLADFSIPNVSTIEKGNGQIAFGSSNLPYLRASSWTGENFKDYYLIDQETGIKREILKNKANVRLSPKGNYVVWWEPQDSSYYSVSTDINNMEYVALTKKIPVSFYDERNDRPMNATPYGFAGWSEDDRYIFVYDRYDIWRLDLSNEKVPVCVTKAFGRRNKTRLRYVKLDRELDYVPTTETIVLSAIDERTMSGGFFETKLNSIKDPGLLIMDKYIFNNVKKAKDADKLIWTKENVKSFPDVWSSNLQFEQVKKLSDANPQQNDFVWPTVELVEWTSFTGEKLKGLLYKPENYSTDYKYPMIVYFYELSSETMHSHAYPKPSHSTINKSFYASNGYLVFVPDITYKTGYPGESAYNAIVSGTQFLVDKYEYIDRFKIGLQGQSWGGYQTAWLVTQTDMYAAAMAGAPVSNMTSAYGGIRWGSGMSRMFQYEHTQSRIGGSLWDKPLLYIENSPVFLAPKVNTPLLMMHNDGDGAVPWYQGIEMFVALRRLDKPVWLLNYNGEEHNLPVKSWANRMDLSNRMFQFFNHYLKNEPAPEWMEKGIPAIEKGKNLGY from the coding sequence ATGCATAAGAATATTATCACTATTGTTGGTTTGATATGCGTTACTTTTATGGCTGTTTCTCAGCCTGTTGCCAAAAAGAAATTAAGTACCGACGATTTTGCTGCATGGAATATTATTCCAAACCAAAGTATATCGAATAACGGTAAAATTGTGGTTTACGAACAGAATCCTTTAAAAGGGGACGGCACATTAATAATTACTGATGCTGATGATTCTAAAACAATAGCTCGTGGTTACGATGCAAAAATTGGAAGCGAAAACGATGTTGTTGTTTTTAAGATAAAACAACCGGTTGATACTCTCCGTAAAGCAAAACAGGACAAAGTTGATGAGAAAAAAATGCCAAAAGACAGCCTGGGTATTTATCTGCTTAAACACAATGAGCTGGAAACATTTCCAAAATTAAAATCATTTAAACTTGCTGAAGAAAATGCAAGTTGGCTGGCATTTTTACAGGAAGCATCCACTGCCGAAAACGATACAGTTTCAGATAAAAAGAAAGAGAAACAACCGGGAGATGAACTGGTTTTGTTTAATATTCAGAATCAAGACACTTTGCTCGTGCATAATATTACGGAGTATTTTTGGGCAAAAAAGGGAAGTGCGCTGGTGTGTGTGCAGCAAAACAAAGACTCAGTAAATACATATTCCACATTAAAATGGTTCGATGTGTCTTCGGCTAAGGTATTGGACATTTATACAACCGAAGGCTGGATTAAAAAAGCAACACTTGATGAACTAGGAGAACAGTGTGTTTTTTTGTTGTCGAAAGATACAGTTGATGAGAAAGTATATTCTGTGTTTTACACAACAAAAGATGAATCATCCCGCGAGATAATTACAACAACTACCAAAGGAATGCCTGTTGGGTGGTCGCCAAGTGAATTTGGCAAAATAAGTTTCTCCGAAAATGGCTCGAAATTTTATATTGGAACAGCGGTAGCTCCGGTTGAAGAACCAAAGGATACTTTGCTTGATGAAGATAAACCCAAAGTAGATGTTTGGAACTGGAAAGACCTTAAGCTGCAACCTCAGCAACTTTTAGAAGCAAAAAAGGAAAAAGAAAGATCTTATTTGGCTGTCTATCATATCGCTAAGAATAGTTTTATGCAGTTGGCTGATTTTTCAATTCCAAATGTTTCGACAATTGAAAAAGGGAACGGACAAATTGCCTTCGGTTCCAGTAATTTGCCTTATTTACGAGCTTCCAGCTGGACTGGCGAAAATTTTAAAGATTATTATCTGATCGATCAGGAAACAGGCATAAAACGTGAGATTTTAAAAAATAAAGCAAACGTAAGGCTTTCTCCAAAAGGCAATTATGTGGTTTGGTGGGAACCGCAGGATAGTAGTTACTACTCGGTGTCGACCGATATAAATAACATGGAGTATGTGGCATTAACTAAGAAAATTCCGGTAAGCTTTTACGACGAAAGAAACGATCGGCCTATGAACGCAACTCCGTATGGTTTTGCCGGATGGAGTGAAGACGACCGTTATATTTTTGTGTACGACAGATACGATATTTGGAGATTGGATTTAAGCAATGAAAAAGTTCCTGTTTGTGTAACAAAGGCATTTGGACGAAGAAATAAAACACGGCTGCGGTATGTTAAGTTAGACAGGGAGCTGGATTATGTGCCAACTACTGAAACAATTGTGTTGAGTGCAATTGATGAGCGTACCATGTCGGGAGGATTTTTTGAAACAAAGCTAAATTCAATTAAAGATCCGGGTTTGCTGATAATGGACAAGTACATATTCAATAATGTTAAGAAGGCAAAAGATGCAGATAAGTTAATTTGGACAAAGGAGAATGTAAAATCCTTTCCTGATGTGTGGAGCAGCAATTTGCAATTTGAGCAAGTGAAAAAATTATCGGATGCAAATCCACAACAAAACGACTTTGTCTGGCCCACAGTTGAACTGGTTGAATGGACCTCATTTACAGGAGAAAAATTAAAAGGCTTGTTGTATAAACCGGAAAATTACAGTACGGATTATAAGTATCCAATGATCGTTTATTTTTACGAACTCAGTTCGGAAACCATGCATTCGCATGCCTATCCAAAACCAAGTCATTCAACCATTAACAAAAGTTTTTATGCGAGCAACGGTTACCTGGTTTTTGTGCCTGATATTACCTATAAAACAGGATATCCGGGCGAAAGTGCCTACAATGCAATTGTTAGCGGAACACAGTTTTTAGTTGACAAATATGAATACATTGATCGGTTCAAAATTGGACTGCAGGGACAGAGTTGGGGAGGATATCAAACCGCCTGGCTGGTAACCCAAACTGATATGTATGCTGCAGCTATGGCCGGTGCACCTGTTAGTAATATGACCAGTGCATACGGAGGAATAAGATGGGGATCGGGAATGAGTCGTATGTTTCAGTACGAACATACCCAAAGTAGAATAGGAGGGAGCTTGTGGGATAAACCACTGTTGTACATCGAAAATTCACCAGTGTTTCTTGCTCCGAAAGTAAACACGCCATTATTAATGATGCACAACGACGGTGATGGTGCCGTTCCGTGGTACCAGGGTATTGAAATGTTTGTTGCTTTAAGAAGGCTTGATAAACCTGTGTGGTTGTTGAATTACAATGGCGAAGAGCACAATCTTCCGGTTAAAAGTTGGGCGAATCGTATGGATTTAAGTAATAGAATGTTCCAGTTTTTTAATCATTACCTAAAAAATGAGCCGGCACCCGAGTGGATGGAAAAAGGTATACCGGCCATTGAGAAGGGGAAAAATTTAGGATATTAA
- a CDS encoding pseudouridine synthase produces MEIPILYQDEHIIVVEKPIDLPVHKNDFMPNDAAYLTKLVGDMTGKWIYNVHRLDSKTSGVIVLALSSEMAKELTLQFERKEVQKTYIALVQGNPGTGTFDQKVLVKKKSKFKKPAVTHYKTLETVETNISYKEKENVALSLVEVKPETGRWHQLRQHFAKNQFDIVGDTHHGDFTLNKIILADTDVRRLFLHAQKLEFVHPAEGTKMVFESKLPDEFQKVMEHYKK; encoded by the coding sequence ATGGAAATACCAATTCTATATCAGGACGAACATATAATTGTGGTTGAAAAACCAATTGATTTACCCGTGCATAAAAACGATTTTATGCCAAACGACGCAGCATATTTAACAAAGCTGGTTGGCGATATGACCGGGAAATGGATCTACAATGTTCATCGTTTAGATTCGAAAACATCGGGAGTTATTGTTTTGGCATTATCATCTGAAATGGCAAAAGAATTAACACTGCAGTTTGAACGCAAAGAGGTACAGAAAACTTACATCGCATTGGTGCAGGGAAATCCGGGTACTGGCACTTTTGATCAGAAAGTTTTAGTAAAGAAAAAATCGAAATTTAAGAAACCTGCAGTAACGCATTATAAAACGCTCGAAACCGTTGAAACCAACATATCTTACAAAGAAAAGGAAAATGTTGCCTTAAGTTTGGTTGAGGTAAAACCTGAGACCGGCCGCTGGCACCAGCTTCGTCAGCATTTTGCTAAAAACCAGTTTGATATTGTTGGTGACACACATCACGGCGATTTTACCCTTAATAAAATAATTTTAGCTGATACAGATGTACGCCGACTCTTTTTACATGCACAGAAATTGGAATTTGTCCACCCTGCAGAAGGCACAAAAATGGTGTTTGAATCAAAATTACCCGATGAATTTCAAAAAGTGATGGAGCATTACAAAAAGTAA